From a region of the Mycolicibacterium sp. MU0050 genome:
- the cofC gene encoding 2-phospho-L-lactate guanylyltransferase: protein MSSDVGLVIAVKRLSAAKTRLAPVFSADTREAVVLAMLVDTIVAVSELPALASVTVVTPDQDATAAAAELGARVIVDPTPAGHPDPLNNAITIAEAEVRREVPNVVVLQGDLPALQTREMSEALTAARAHPRSFVADRHGSGTSALFAFGVALTPQFGADSATRHRRSGAVELTGAWPGLRCDIDTPEDLQAARRLGMGAVTRRATDAGRRSPSTDPGHRG, encoded by the coding sequence ATGAGCTCGGATGTGGGGCTGGTCATCGCGGTCAAACGGCTCAGCGCTGCCAAGACCCGCCTGGCACCGGTGTTCTCGGCCGACACTCGCGAGGCCGTGGTGTTGGCCATGCTCGTCGACACCATCGTCGCGGTCAGTGAGCTGCCGGCCCTGGCGTCGGTCACCGTCGTCACCCCCGATCAGGACGCCACCGCGGCCGCCGCCGAACTCGGGGCCCGGGTGATCGTCGACCCCACTCCCGCGGGTCATCCCGACCCGCTCAACAACGCGATCACCATCGCCGAGGCCGAGGTCCGTCGGGAGGTCCCCAATGTCGTTGTGCTGCAAGGTGATTTGCCTGCGCTGCAAACGCGGGAAATGTCCGAGGCGCTGACCGCGGCCCGAGCGCACCCGCGCAGCTTCGTCGCGGATCGGCACGGTTCGGGCACCTCGGCGCTGTTCGCCTTCGGCGTCGCGCTCACACCGCAGTTCGGCGCAGATTCGGCGACCCGCCATCGGCGCTCGGGGGCCGTCGAACTCACCGGCGCGTGGCCCGGCTTGCGGTGCGACATCGACACCCCCGAGGATCTGCAGGCCGCACGCCGGCTGGGCATGGGGGCGGTGACCCGCCGGGCCACCGACGCCGGCCGTCGATCCCCGAGCACCGACCCCGGGCATAGGGGATGA
- a CDS encoding RNA degradosome polyphosphate kinase, whose protein sequence is MIVGVTDTDATPAAPPVPATDGDDWQARSAAPDAPPAATNAAAESELPENRYLNRELSWLDFNARVLALAADTSLPLLERLKFLAIFASNLDEFYMVRVAGLKRRDEMGLSVRSADGLSPREQLRRIGERTQQIANRHAQVFLDSVRPALAAEGIHVVGWGDLDDTERDRLSTYFHEQVFPVLTPLAVDPAHPFPFVSGLSLNLAITVRQPEDGTTHFARIKVPDNVDRFVELKGEEREDGHHDVRFLPMEELIAAFLPVLFPGLDIVEQHAFRITRNADFEVEEDRDEDLLKALERELARRRFGSPVRLEVADDMTENMLELLLRELDVHPGDVIQVPGLLDLSSLWQIYRVDRPQLKDPIFVPATPPAFGERETPKSIFSTLRDGDVLVHHPYDSFSTTVQRFIEQAAADPNVLAIKQTLYRTSGDSPIVNALIDAAEAGKQVVALVEIKARFDEQANIKWARALEQAGVHVVYGLIGLKTHCKTCLVVRREGSTIRRYCHIGTGNYNPKTARLYEDVGLLTAAPDIGADLTDLFNSLTGYSRKVSYRNLLVAPHSVRKGIIERIEREVEAARDGTEGRIRLKANALVDEQVIDALYRASQAGVRVEVVVRGISALKAGVPGLSENIAVRSILGRFLEHSRILHFKAINEFWIGSADMMHRNLDRRVEVMAQVKDPRLTAQLDEVFESALHPDTRCWELTPEGNWTASPSQGQTVRDHQRSLMEKHRQP, encoded by the coding sequence ATGATTGTCGGTGTGACCGACACCGACGCCACGCCAGCCGCTCCCCCTGTCCCAGCTACCGACGGCGACGACTGGCAGGCGCGGTCGGCGGCACCGGATGCGCCGCCGGCGGCGACCAACGCCGCCGCAGAAAGTGAGCTTCCGGAGAATCGCTATCTGAATCGCGAACTGAGCTGGTTGGACTTCAACGCCCGGGTGTTGGCGCTGGCGGCCGATACCTCGTTGCCGCTGCTGGAGCGGCTGAAGTTCCTCGCCATCTTCGCCTCGAATCTCGACGAGTTCTACATGGTGCGGGTCGCCGGGCTGAAGCGCCGCGACGAAATGGGGCTCTCGGTGCGTTCGGCCGACGGCCTGTCGCCGCGCGAACAGCTGCGCCGGATCGGTGAGCGCACCCAGCAGATCGCCAACCGGCACGCCCAGGTGTTCCTGGATTCGGTGCGCCCGGCGCTGGCCGCCGAGGGCATCCACGTGGTGGGGTGGGGCGACCTCGACGACACCGAACGCGACCGCCTGTCGACCTACTTTCACGAACAGGTCTTTCCGGTGCTGACCCCACTCGCGGTCGACCCGGCGCACCCGTTCCCCTTCGTCAGCGGCCTGAGCCTGAATCTGGCGATCACGGTGCGCCAACCGGAGGACGGCACCACCCATTTCGCCCGGATCAAGGTGCCCGACAATGTCGATCGCTTCGTCGAACTCAAGGGCGAGGAGCGCGAGGACGGCCATCACGACGTCCGGTTCCTGCCGATGGAGGAACTGATCGCAGCGTTCCTCCCGGTGCTGTTCCCCGGACTGGACATCGTCGAGCAACACGCCTTCCGCATCACCCGCAACGCCGATTTCGAAGTCGAGGAGGACCGCGACGAGGACCTGCTCAAGGCCCTGGAGCGGGAACTGGCCCGGCGCCGGTTCGGCTCACCGGTGCGCCTCGAGGTGGCCGACGACATGACCGAGAACATGTTGGAGCTGCTGTTGCGCGAACTCGACGTCCACCCCGGCGACGTCATTCAGGTGCCGGGACTGTTGGACCTGTCGTCGCTGTGGCAGATCTACCGCGTAGACCGGCCCCAGCTCAAAGACCCGATCTTCGTGCCCGCCACCCCGCCGGCATTCGGTGAACGCGAGACGCCCAAGAGCATCTTCTCGACGCTGCGCGACGGGGACGTGCTGGTGCACCATCCCTACGACTCGTTCTCGACGACGGTGCAGCGGTTCATCGAGCAGGCCGCCGCCGACCCGAATGTTCTTGCCATCAAACAAACCCTGTACCGCACCTCGGGCGACTCGCCGATCGTCAACGCGCTCATCGACGCGGCCGAGGCCGGCAAGCAGGTGGTGGCGCTGGTGGAGATCAAGGCCCGGTTCGACGAACAGGCCAACATCAAGTGGGCCCGCGCGCTCGAACAGGCCGGCGTCCACGTGGTCTATGGGTTGATCGGCCTGAAGACCCACTGCAAGACCTGCCTGGTGGTGCGCCGCGAGGGGTCGACGATCCGGCGGTACTGCCACATCGGCACCGGGAACTACAACCCGAAAACCGCTCGGCTCTACGAGGACGTGGGCCTGCTGACCGCCGCACCCGACATCGGTGCCGACCTGACCGACCTGTTCAATTCGCTCACCGGCTATTCCCGCAAGGTCAGCTACCGCAACCTGCTGGTGGCCCCGCACAGCGTCCGCAAGGGCATCATCGAACGGATCGAACGCGAGGTCGAGGCCGCCCGGGACGGCACCGAGGGACGAATCCGGTTGAAGGCCAACGCCCTGGTCGACGAGCAGGTGATCGACGCCCTGTACCGGGCCTCCCAGGCCGGGGTTCGGGTGGAGGTCGTGGTCCGCGGCATCAGCGCGCTCAAGGCCGGGGTGCCCGGGCTGTCCGAGAACATCGCGGTGCGTTCGATTCTCGGGCGGTTCCTGGAACATTCTCGAATTCTTCACTTCAAGGCCATCAACGAATTCTGGATCGGCAGCGCCGACATGATGCACCGCAACCTCGACCGCCGGGTGGAGGTCATGGCCCAGGTCAAGGATCCGCGTCTGACCGCGCAACTCGACGAGGTCTTCGAGTCGGCGCTGCATCCGGACACCCGATGCTGGGAACTGACTCCCGAGGGCAACTGGACCGCCTCGCCCAGCCAAGGCCAGACGGTCCGCGACCATCAGCGGTCCCTGATGGAGAAGCATCGCCAGCCCTAG
- a CDS encoding NUDIX hydrolase, with protein sequence MPKQTSPQPVLAAGAVLWRPGPEGSSRPEVAVIHRPRYDDWSLPKGKVDPGETLAVTAVREIHEETGYHAELGRRLMSVSYPVDEGTKHVQYWAARATDGEFRPNHEVDKLLWLPVEDALTQVKYQHDQAVLQQFTELPADTRTVLIVRHATAGQKSKYRGDDRKRPLDKHGRAQAESLVGLLLAFGARELHAADRVRCHQTIAPLADELGVAITNEPTLTEESYAENPKSGRARVLEIAALPGTRVLCTQGKVIPDLISWWCATAGITPESTRNKKGSVWILSLAGEKLVAADHVESPLALR encoded by the coding sequence GTGCCGAAGCAGACATCCCCCCAGCCGGTGCTCGCAGCCGGCGCGGTCCTGTGGCGGCCGGGCCCCGAGGGCTCGTCGCGACCGGAGGTGGCGGTGATCCACCGACCGCGCTACGACGACTGGTCGCTGCCGAAGGGCAAGGTTGATCCCGGCGAGACCCTGGCGGTCACCGCGGTGCGGGAAATCCACGAGGAGACCGGGTATCACGCCGAGTTGGGGCGTCGCCTGATGTCGGTCTCCTACCCCGTCGACGAGGGCACCAAACATGTCCAGTATTGGGCGGCCCGCGCCACCGACGGCGAGTTCCGTCCCAATCACGAAGTGGACAAGCTGTTATGGCTGCCGGTCGAGGATGCCCTGACCCAGGTGAAGTACCAGCACGACCAAGCGGTGCTGCAACAGTTCACCGAGCTTCCCGCCGACACCCGCACCGTGTTGATCGTGCGGCACGCAACTGCCGGGCAGAAGAGCAAGTACCGCGGGGATGACCGAAAGCGGCCGCTGGACAAGCACGGACGAGCCCAGGCCGAATCGCTGGTGGGCCTGCTGCTGGCGTTCGGGGCGCGCGAGTTACACGCGGCCGACCGGGTGCGTTGTCACCAGACCATCGCCCCCCTCGCCGATGAGTTGGGCGTCGCGATCACCAACGAGCCGACGCTGACCGAAGAGTCCTACGCCGAGAATCCGAAGAGCGGTCGGGCCCGGGTGCTCGAGATCGCGGCGCTGCCCGGCACCAGGGTGCTCTGCACACAGGGGAAGGTCATCCCGGACCTGATCTCGTGGTGGTGTGCCACGGCCGGGATCACGCCGGAGTCCACGCGAAACAAGAAGGGCAGCGTATGGATTCTGTCGTTGGCGGGCGAAAAGCTGGTCGCCGCCGATCATGTCGAGAGTCCGCTCGCGCTGCGCTGA
- a CDS encoding HU family DNA-binding protein, translating to MNKAELIDVLTEKLGSDRRQATAAVEHVVDTIVRAVHKGDSVTITGFGVFEQRRRAARVARNPRTGETVKVKPTSVPAFRPGAQFKAVVSGAQKLPAEGPAVKRGVVAGPAKKTAAKKAAKKTAAKKAAPAKKAAAKKTTAKKAAPAKKAAVKKATPAKKTTAKKAAPAKKAAVKKATPAKKTAAKKAPVKKAAAKKAPARKAATKAPARKAPAKKGRK from the coding sequence ATGAACAAAGCAGAGCTCATCGACGTACTCACGGAGAAACTGGGCTCGGACCGTCGTCAGGCCACCGCCGCGGTCGAGCATGTCGTCGACACCATTGTGCGCGCCGTGCACAAGGGTGACAGCGTGACGATCACCGGCTTCGGCGTCTTCGAACAGCGCAGGCGTGCCGCCCGCGTTGCGCGTAATCCCCGTACGGGCGAGACGGTGAAGGTCAAGCCGACGTCGGTTCCGGCCTTCCGCCCTGGTGCGCAGTTCAAGGCGGTTGTCTCTGGCGCACAGAAGCTCCCGGCCGAGGGGCCGGCGGTCAAGCGTGGCGTCGTGGCGGGCCCCGCCAAGAAGACGGCTGCCAAGAAGGCCGCCAAGAAGACCGCCGCCAAGAAGGCGGCACCGGCCAAGAAGGCCGCGGCCAAGAAGACCACCGCCAAGAAGGCGGCACCGGCCAAGAAGGCCGCGGTCAAGAAGGCGACTCCGGCCAAGAAGACCACCGCCAAGAAGGCGGCACCGGCCAAGAAGGCCGCGGTCAAGAAGGCGACTCCGGCCAAGAAGACCGCCGCCAAGAAGGCTCCGGTCAAGAAGGCTGCAGCCAAGAAGGCCCCGGCCCGCAAGGCCGCAACCAAGGCTCCGGCCCGCAAGGCCCCAGCCAAGAAGGGTCGCAAGTAA
- the leuD gene encoding 3-isopropylmalate dehydratase small subunit — translation MEAFQTHTGIGVPLRRSNVDTDQIIPAVYLKRVTRTGFEDGLFAEWRKDPSFILNLSPFDRGSVLVAGPDFGTGSSREHAVWALMDYGFRVVISSRFADIFRGNAGKAGLLAAQVSTDDLELLWKLIEQSPGLEIAVNLQDRNIVAGTSVVPFNIDDYTAWRLLEGLDDIGLTLRKQDAIEAYEAARPSWKPRTLPVP, via the coding sequence ATGGAAGCCTTTCAGACCCACACCGGCATCGGGGTTCCGCTGCGGCGGTCCAATGTCGACACCGACCAGATCATTCCGGCGGTCTACCTGAAGCGCGTCACCCGAACGGGTTTCGAGGACGGTTTGTTCGCCGAATGGCGCAAAGATCCGAGCTTCATTTTGAACTTGAGTCCCTTCGATCGGGGTTCGGTTCTGGTGGCCGGTCCGGATTTCGGCACCGGATCCTCGCGTGAGCACGCCGTGTGGGCGCTCATGGACTATGGCTTTCGGGTGGTCATCTCGTCCCGGTTCGCCGATATCTTCCGGGGCAATGCCGGCAAGGCGGGCCTGTTGGCGGCACAAGTTTCCACCGACGATTTGGAGCTGCTCTGGAAGCTCATCGAGCAGAGTCCAGGCTTGGAAATTGCTGTCAATCTTCAAGATCGAAATATTGTCGCCGGAACGTCGGTGGTGCCGTTCAACATTGACGATTACACCGCCTGGCGGCTGCTCGAGGGACTCGACGATATAGGCCTTACGCTGCGGAAACAGGATGCGATCGAGGCCTACGAAGCGGCCCGGCCCAGTTGGAAGCCGAGGACTCTGCCGGTCCCCTGA